A genome region from Gadus chalcogrammus isolate NIFS_2021 chromosome 5, NIFS_Gcha_1.0, whole genome shotgun sequence includes the following:
- the qpct gene encoding glutaminyl-peptide cyclotransferase produces the protein MYERRHGPLTMYFLNALSIFGIFISGVNGIPWTQEKLTHRAATLTAGEIRSALAHTDLDKMWQRDLTPLLVTRYPGTAGSLAVQQHIKTTLGSLEAGWSVTEDSFEAQTPYGPRTFTNLIATLDPSAKRRLVLACHYDSKYYPPQWHGKEFQGATDSAAPCAMMLELARALDQELKTHKSSSPDLTLQLLFFDGEEAMFQWTATDSLYGSRHLAQQMESTPHPAGANDTNLLHGIDLFVLMDLIGAPTPRFGSQFSSTSRWLTRLQNIERRLHSMGLLIDHPADVQYFWPNMPVGFVQDDHVPFLNRGVRILHLIPTPFPSVWHTFDDNEENLDRSSIQNLNKIIQLFALEYLNARPIDPQNPQNAP, from the exons CTCACACATAGAGCCGCTACGCTGACTGCGGGGGAGATCCGCAGCGCCCTAGCCCACACGGACCTGGACAAGATGTGGCAGAGGGATCTGACCCCTCTGCTGGTCACCAGGTACCCCGGGACCGCGGGCAGCCTGGCGGTACAGCAG CATATCAAAACGACACTGGGCTCCCTAGAGGCCGGCTGGAGCGTGACTGAGGACAGCTTCGAGGCCCAGACGCCGTACGGCCCGCGGACCTTCACCAACCTCATCGCCACCCTGGACCCGTCCGCCAAGCGCCGCCTGGTGCTGGCGTGTCACTACGACTCCAAGTACTACCCGCCCCAGTGGCACGGAAAAGAGTTCCAGGGGGCCACCGACTCGGCCGCGCCCTGTGCCATGATGCTGGAGCTGGCCCGGGCCCTGGACCAGGAGCTGAAGACACACAAG AGCTCCAGCCCTGACCTGACGCTGCAGCTGCTGTTCTTTGACGGCGAGGAGGCCATGTTCCAGTGGACCGCCACTGACTCCCTGTACGGCTCCCGTCACCTGGCCCAGCAGATGGAGAGCACCCCGCACCCTGCCGGCGCCAACGACACCAACCTGCTGCACGGCATT gatCTGTTTGTGCTGATGGACCTGATTGGGGCCCCCACGCCTCGCTTCGGGAGCCAGTTCTCCAGCACATCCCGCTGGCTCACCAGACTCCAGAATATAG AGCGTCGTCTCCACTCCATGGGCCTGCTGATTGACCATCCTGCCGATGTGCAGTACTTCTGGCCCAACATGCCCGTGGGCTTCGTTCAGGACGACCACGTGCCCTTCCTGAACAGAG GTGTGCGCATCCTGCACCTCATCCCGACCCCCTTCCCCTCCGTGTGGCACACGTTCGATGACAACGAGGAGAACCTGGATCGCTCCAGCATCCAGAACCTCAACAAGATCATTCAGCTCTTCGCTCTGGAGTACCTCAACGCCAGACCCATCGACCCACAGAACCCACAGAACGCCCCCTAA